One window of the Gemmatimonadota bacterium genome contains the following:
- a CDS encoding helix-turn-helix domain-containing protein produces the protein MRALILSTAMAQRTSVSSMARMVREFPRVPTVAILSQFDRATVRTVLSLGQCGIRTLIDVREPTGWRELRSVLLSERTSDVQRVAMSRLALDLANAPAGARRFFSLLFDAAAKTPTIRGFARTLGIVPGTLMSRFFRAQLPPPKRFLAYARLTCAARLFENPGVSVSSVAVQLDYSSPQSFSRHVRALLNMSAVEFRVRYDGDGMLDCFREQLVLRHLAAWQRFDPFGRSARTIGIEKSTGRARSHAPERTAVDPRSDVAELDRREERKNVGGSGE, from the coding sequence GTGCGCGCCCTCATTCTGTCGACGGCCATGGCGCAGCGCACGAGTGTCTCGAGCATGGCGCGCATGGTGCGCGAGTTTCCGCGCGTTCCAACCGTGGCCATCCTCTCGCAGTTCGATCGCGCGACCGTACGCACCGTGCTCTCGCTCGGGCAATGTGGGATACGTACGCTCATCGATGTGCGGGAACCAACCGGATGGCGCGAGCTGCGGTCAGTTCTGCTCAGCGAGCGCACGTCGGACGTGCAACGCGTTGCCATGTCTCGTCTGGCGCTCGATCTCGCCAATGCGCCAGCAGGGGCGCGGCGCTTCTTCTCGCTGCTCTTTGATGCGGCGGCCAAGACCCCGACGATTCGTGGGTTCGCGCGAACGCTCGGGATCGTGCCGGGGACGCTCATGAGCCGGTTCTTTCGGGCGCAGCTTCCGCCACCCAAGCGGTTCCTGGCCTATGCCCGCCTCACCTGCGCGGCACGGCTGTTTGAGAATCCCGGCGTCTCGGTGTCGAGCGTGGCGGTGCAGCTCGACTACTCCTCACCGCAGAGCTTCAGCCGGCATGTGCGCGCGCTCCTGAACATGAGCGCGGTCGAGTTTCGTGTCCGCTACGATGGCGACGGCATGCTCGATTGCTTTCGGGAGCAACTCGTGCTGCGTCACCTCGCAGCGTGGCAACGGTTCGATCCGTTTGGCCGTTCGGCACGCACAATCGGCATCGAAAAATCGACCGGGAGGGCACGATCGCACGCGCCGGAGCGCACGGCGGTCGATCCCCGATCCGATGTGGCCGAGCTAGATCGACGGGAGGAGCGGAAGAATGTCGGCGGCTCGGGCGAGTGA
- the pyrE gene encoding orotate phosphoribosyltransferase gives MDTQQQLVTLLAQRSARRGHFVLSSGRTSNLYIDARLTTMSPEGLALIGALGLATVQRVFGANTVDAIGGLTLGADPIAYAIAYASANTPRPLRAFTVRKEAKAHGAGRQVEGPYREGDRVVVVEDVITTGGSALKAVEVLRAHGAEILGVLALVDREEGGREALEAAGLTVVSLARAADILPLLPSI, from the coding sequence ATGGACACGCAGCAACAACTCGTCACCCTACTCGCGCAGCGTTCGGCCCGACGCGGACACTTCGTCCTGTCGTCCGGGCGGACGTCCAACCTCTACATCGACGCCCGCCTAACGACGATGAGCCCCGAAGGGCTCGCGCTCATCGGCGCCCTTGGCCTGGCTACCGTGCAACGCGTCTTTGGGGCCAACACGGTCGATGCGATCGGTGGGCTGACACTCGGCGCCGACCCGATCGCGTACGCGATCGCCTATGCCAGCGCCAACACCCCTCGCCCGCTACGCGCCTTCACCGTGCGCAAGGAAGCGAAGGCCCACGGCGCCGGACGCCAGGTGGAGGGACCCTACCGCGAGGGAGATCGCGTCGTGGTGGTGGAGGATGTCATCACCACCGGTGGCTCCGCGTTGAAGGCAGTCGAGGTCCTGCGCGCACATGGTGCGGAGATCCTCGGAGTCCTCGCGCTGGTCGATCGTGAAGAAGGCGGGCGCGAAGCGCTCGAGGCCGCCGGCCTGACGGTCGTCTCACTCGCCCGAGCCGCCGACATTCTTCCGCTCCTCCCGTCGATCTAG
- a CDS encoding serine/threonine protein kinase, which produces MAGSRVLDACKGSVHGVRARKIPVQRIVAHCLLPYWGTIRFGAVSKENLVGRSLAGYTLKALVGEGGTSVVYRAEHPTNGQVAFKVLRDKLRHEKTAVARFNREAEFGKRVIHPNVIRTIETGEADGYHYLVIEWAPGELLESYAKEHAPLPRDEVARIILSIGEAVKAAHDSGIVHRDLKPDNAMYDPVSGATKLLDFGIAAATDTRQDERLTRAGYFVGTLMYVAPEALSGELVTPAADQYSLATIAYFLLTGALPYLAKSPREMFTQLLSQPPISLNKARANLDFGSRVEGVIMKALSRQPGDRYPDILVFARELHDALLAAAPAPEQQEESGLFSKMRGLFRR; this is translated from the coding sequence ATGGCGGGAAGCCGCGTTCTGGACGCGTGCAAGGGAAGCGTGCATGGCGTGCGAGCGAGGAAGATACCAGTCCAGCGAATTGTTGCGCATTGCTTGCTGCCCTACTGGGGGACCATTAGGTTCGGCGCCGTGTCCAAGGAAAATCTTGTCGGGCGATCGCTCGCCGGCTACACGCTCAAAGCTCTCGTGGGAGAAGGCGGCACTTCTGTCGTCTATCGCGCTGAGCATCCCACCAACGGCCAGGTGGCCTTCAAAGTGCTGCGCGACAAGCTGCGGCACGAGAAGACCGCCGTCGCGCGTTTCAACCGCGAAGCCGAGTTCGGCAAGCGCGTCATTCACCCCAATGTCATCCGTACGATCGAGACAGGGGAAGCCGACGGATACCACTACCTCGTCATCGAATGGGCCCCCGGCGAACTTCTGGAGTCCTACGCCAAGGAGCACGCCCCACTCCCCCGCGACGAGGTCGCCCGCATCATCCTGAGCATCGGGGAAGCGGTCAAGGCAGCCCATGACTCCGGCATCGTGCATCGCGATCTGAAACCCGACAACGCGATGTACGATCCCGTATCCGGGGCCACCAAGCTCCTCGACTTCGGAATCGCAGCCGCAACGGACACGCGCCAGGATGAGCGCCTCACGCGCGCCGGCTACTTCGTCGGCACGTTGATGTACGTCGCCCCCGAGGCACTCTCCGGTGAACTCGTCACCCCGGCGGCCGACCAGTATTCGCTCGCGACCATCGCCTACTTCCTGCTCACGGGAGCCCTGCCGTACCTGGCCAAGAGCCCCCGCGAGATGTTCACGCAGCTCCTCTCCCAGCCTCCCATCTCCCTCAACAAGGCACGGGCGAACCTCGATTTCGGTTCGCGTGTCGAGGGGGTCATCATGAAGGCGCTTTCCCGGCAACCGGGCGATCGCTACCCCGACATCCTCGTCTTTGCCCGGGAACTGCACGACGCACTCCTCGCTGCGGCTCCGGCCCCGGAGCAACAGGAAGAGTCCGGCCTCTTTTCGAAGATGCGGGGACTGTTCCGCCGCTAG
- a CDS encoding GWxTD domain-containing protein yields MSNRRIPTQPDPITLYRRLGLLAEGGETPFVGALGFLAAKSNDSTVMVLTVSMANRSLRFGREGDRYRASYSVGLEIKRGTTVVQDINAKESVRVLAFRETQRTDEAVLFRQIVTLAPGMYDVRLTVRDDSVSRGSAIEATIGVPKFVDGSVSSPITFYEATPRETLDSLPRFVATPRSTVVFGRDTIVPVYVEGYGAGTTFPLRISVRAEGANATLWSDSLSLPRRGNLFAGTFNVPVSRLGVGVMSIGVSRFGSRDTLRTPLFVAFGEDLPVATFNEMLEYLRYFVSGPRLQAMRDAAPDARAALWAAFLRETDPVPQTPLHEGMRDYFARIAQANARFREEGAAGWLTDRGRAFVALGPPDQVIEPNLSDMNQRGRSQIWEYRQHRLQIVFIDQTGFGRWRMTISSETEFEGVVRRVLP; encoded by the coding sequence GTGTCGAATCGACGCATTCCGACGCAGCCGGATCCGATCACGCTGTACCGGCGACTCGGTCTGCTCGCCGAAGGGGGAGAGACCCCGTTTGTCGGGGCATTGGGCTTTCTCGCGGCAAAGAGCAACGACTCGACCGTCATGGTGTTGACGGTCTCCATGGCCAACCGATCGCTCCGCTTCGGGCGAGAGGGTGACCGGTACCGCGCGTCGTACAGCGTTGGCCTCGAGATCAAGCGCGGGACGACGGTCGTGCAGGACATCAATGCCAAGGAGAGTGTGCGAGTCCTGGCATTTCGGGAGACCCAGCGAACCGACGAGGCGGTGCTGTTTCGGCAGATCGTGACGCTCGCCCCTGGGATGTACGACGTACGTCTCACGGTCCGCGACGACTCGGTGTCACGCGGGAGCGCGATCGAGGCGACGATCGGGGTGCCGAAGTTCGTGGATGGGTCGGTGTCGTCGCCGATCACGTTCTACGAGGCGACGCCTCGTGAGACGCTGGATTCGCTCCCGCGCTTCGTGGCGACGCCACGGAGCACGGTGGTCTTCGGGCGCGACACGATCGTGCCGGTCTACGTGGAAGGATACGGGGCGGGGACGACCTTTCCGCTGCGTATCTCGGTGCGGGCCGAGGGTGCGAACGCGACGTTGTGGAGCGACTCGCTGTCGCTCCCACGCCGCGGCAACCTCTTCGCCGGGACCTTCAACGTCCCGGTGTCGCGCCTCGGCGTCGGTGTGATGTCGATCGGCGTGTCGCGCTTCGGCAGCCGCGACACGCTGCGGACGCCGTTGTTCGTCGCGTTTGGTGAAGACCTCCCGGTCGCGACGTTCAACGAGATGCTCGAGTACCTGCGCTACTTCGTTTCGGGACCGCGGCTGCAGGCCATGCGCGACGCCGCGCCGGATGCACGGGCCGCGCTGTGGGCGGCGTTCCTGCGCGAGACCGACCCGGTCCCGCAGACACCGCTGCACGAGGGGATGCGCGACTACTTCGCGCGCATTGCCCAGGCCAACGCGCGCTTCCGAGAAGAGGGAGCGGCGGGGTGGCTGACCGATCGCGGACGAGCGTTCGTTGCGCTCGGACCACCGGATCAGGTCATCGAACCCAACCTGAGCGACATGAACCAGCGCGGACGGTCGCAGATATGGGAGTACCGCCAGCACCGGTTACAGATCGTGTTCATCGACCAGACTGGCTTCGGGCGGTGGCGAATGACGATCAGTTCCGAGACGGAGTTCGAGGGTGTCGTCAGGCGCGTGCTACCCTAG
- a CDS encoding cold-shock protein, with amino-acid sequence MAKGKVKWFNDAKGFGFIEQESGEDVFVHFSAIQMDGFKTLAEGQEVEFEVESGAKGLHASSVTRA; translated from the coding sequence ATGGCCAAGGGGAAGGTGAAGTGGTTCAATGACGCCAAGGGTTTTGGCTTCATCGAGCAGGAGTCGGGAGAAGACGTCTTCGTGCACTTCTCTGCGATCCAGATGGACGGATTCAAGACTCTCGCTGAAGGGCAGGAAGTGGAGTTCGAGGTGGAGAGTGGGGCAAAGGGGCTGCACGCGAGCAGTGTGACCCGCGCCTGA
- the polA gene encoding DNA polymerase I, producing MPPVTPPPSPTLFLVDGYALIYRAFFALLSRPLTTARGENTSAAWGVVNFLQRLVAKHRPEYLGWVHDSGLSFRHEVYPAYKATREKLTDELQADFDTGVERIKELLEAFRVPVLAVEGFEADDVIGTLASQGVAQGVNVVIVSGDKDFQQLVRPGVWLLNPGRGGPASVDESWVGMENASDRLGVAPKFVTDYLALVGDTSDNVPGVPGIGEKTAKELVDAYGDLEAILAHAAEVTKKRPREALLAHVEQARLSKDLVTIRESVPITLDLASLERRTPDATRLRQLYNELEFTSLLKDVKDAPAPAVVAGESLAEHAPVAASVHYTVVDTEEALGALVTTLRAAGRFAFDTETVADPGSPTKVDPLRSRLVSISIATGAGEAFYLPFTHRMWEPEQGSLIFGGEGDAPAAGNAKTAASTSRGPAGDSIAARALAHGASPVRNLPPLLSDALRDFRALLEDPTIGKIGQNSKFDVLVLRTAGVAVRGLTFDTMLASYVLDPGRRSHSLDLLASEFLDHTMTSYEALCGKGKTELPFDVVPIEAARDYSCEDADMTWRLQEHFAPLLEAAGMTALFHDIEMPLVDVLAEMEWTGVSIDVAWFHSLKTRFARERERVEEEIFVEAGERFNINSNPQLRAILFEKLQLPIKKKTATGPSTDASVLQELADEGHTLPTLLMEYRELAKLESTYLDTLPALIHPRDGRLHTSFNQTVAATGRLSSSDPNLQNIPIRRELGRDIRRGFVPQKGWKFVGADYSQIELRLLAHLSHDPAFVQAFQSGGDIHRETAAIIFGVPLADVTSEMRGRAKTINFATIYGQGAHALSRQLKISNAEAKEFITTYFERFRGVREYLDRMVETAKTNGYVETIFRRRRYIPELKERNFNIRAFGERVATNAPIQGSAADLIKIAMIEIQRALDAGALEARMLLQVHDELVFECPEHEVEPLSVLVRTKMESAAQLDVPLVVELGVGDNWLDTK from the coding sequence GTGCCCCCTGTCACCCCGCCACCGTCGCCGACGCTCTTTCTGGTCGACGGCTATGCGCTCATCTATCGCGCGTTCTTCGCCCTCCTCTCGCGTCCCCTGACCACGGCCCGAGGAGAGAACACCTCGGCGGCATGGGGAGTGGTGAACTTCCTCCAGCGTCTCGTGGCCAAACATCGCCCCGAGTACCTGGGGTGGGTGCACGATTCCGGGTTGTCGTTCCGGCACGAGGTCTACCCGGCGTACAAGGCGACGCGCGAGAAGCTGACCGATGAACTTCAGGCCGACTTCGACACCGGCGTGGAGCGGATCAAGGAGCTGCTGGAAGCCTTCCGCGTGCCGGTGCTCGCGGTGGAGGGCTTCGAGGCGGACGACGTCATCGGCACCTTGGCGTCACAGGGCGTGGCCCAGGGCGTCAACGTCGTGATCGTGTCGGGGGACAAGGACTTCCAGCAGCTGGTACGGCCCGGGGTCTGGCTCCTCAATCCGGGACGCGGCGGACCGGCATCGGTGGATGAGAGCTGGGTCGGAATGGAGAATGCCAGCGATCGACTGGGCGTCGCGCCGAAGTTCGTCACTGACTACCTGGCACTGGTCGGCGACACCTCGGACAACGTGCCCGGCGTTCCGGGGATCGGGGAAAAGACGGCGAAGGAACTCGTCGACGCGTATGGCGACCTGGAGGCGATCCTCGCGCATGCAGCAGAGGTCACGAAGAAGCGCCCGCGTGAGGCGCTGCTGGCGCACGTGGAGCAAGCGCGTCTCTCGAAAGACCTGGTGACGATCCGCGAGAGCGTGCCGATCACGCTCGACCTGGCCTCACTCGAGCGGCGCACTCCCGACGCGACCCGACTGCGGCAACTCTACAACGAGCTGGAGTTCACCTCGTTGCTGAAGGACGTCAAGGACGCGCCGGCTCCCGCGGTCGTCGCAGGCGAATCGCTGGCCGAGCACGCACCGGTCGCGGCCAGCGTGCACTACACGGTCGTCGACACCGAGGAGGCGTTAGGCGCCCTGGTGACGACGTTGCGTGCGGCCGGGCGCTTTGCCTTCGACACCGAAACGGTGGCCGATCCGGGGAGCCCGACCAAGGTCGATCCGTTGCGCTCGCGCCTGGTGTCGATCTCGATTGCCACGGGTGCGGGCGAGGCATTCTATCTCCCCTTCACCCATCGCATGTGGGAGCCGGAGCAGGGATCGCTCATCTTCGGAGGTGAGGGGGATGCGCCGGCAGCGGGAAACGCCAAGACGGCCGCGTCGACGTCGCGGGGGCCAGCGGGCGACAGCATCGCGGCGCGTGCGCTGGCGCATGGTGCCTCGCCCGTGCGCAACCTGCCGCCACTGCTGAGCGACGCGCTGCGCGACTTTCGCGCGCTCCTCGAGGATCCGACGATCGGGAAGATCGGCCAGAACTCGAAGTTCGACGTGCTGGTGCTGCGCACCGCTGGCGTGGCGGTCCGCGGGCTGACGTTCGACACGATGCTGGCGAGCTACGTCCTGGACCCGGGGCGCCGCTCGCATTCGCTCGACCTGCTGGCGTCGGAGTTCCTGGACCACACGATGACCTCGTATGAGGCGCTGTGCGGGAAGGGGAAGACCGAGCTTCCGTTCGACGTCGTCCCCATCGAGGCAGCGCGCGACTACTCGTGCGAGGACGCCGACATGACGTGGCGCCTGCAGGAGCACTTTGCCCCGCTGCTGGAGGCGGCGGGGATGACGGCACTCTTTCACGACATCGAGATGCCGCTCGTGGACGTGCTGGCCGAGATGGAATGGACCGGCGTGTCGATCGACGTGGCGTGGTTCCACTCGCTCAAGACGCGATTCGCGCGGGAGCGTGAACGGGTCGAGGAAGAGATCTTCGTCGAGGCGGGGGAGCGCTTCAACATCAACTCCAACCCCCAGCTGCGCGCGATCCTGTTCGAGAAGTTGCAGCTGCCGATCAAGAAGAAGACCGCCACCGGCCCCTCGACCGACGCCAGCGTGCTGCAGGAGCTGGCCGATGAGGGGCACACGCTGCCGACGTTGCTGATGGAGTATCGCGAGCTGGCCAAGCTCGAGTCGACCTACCTCGACACGCTGCCGGCGCTCATCCACCCGCGCGACGGGCGCCTGCACACCTCGTTCAACCAGACGGTGGCTGCAACGGGACGGTTGTCATCGAGCGATCCCAACCTGCAGAACATCCCGATCCGGCGCGAACTCGGGCGCGACATCCGGCGCGGCTTCGTCCCGCAGAAGGGGTGGAAGTTCGTCGGCGCCGACTACTCGCAGATCGAGCTGCGGTTGCTCGCCCACCTCTCGCACGATCCGGCGTTCGTGCAGGCCTTCCAGTCGGGGGGAGACATCCACCGGGAAACGGCGGCGATCATCTTCGGCGTGCCGCTGGCCGACGTGACCTCCGAAATGCGCGGTCGTGCCAAGACCATCAACTTTGCCACCATCTACGGGCAGGGTGCGCACGCCCTCTCACGCCAGCTCAAGATCTCGAACGCCGAGGCGAAGGAGTTCATCACGACCTACTTCGAGCGCTTTCGCGGAGTGCGGGAGTACCTGGATCGGATGGTGGAGACGGCCAAGACCAACGGCTACGTCGAGACCATCTTCCGCCGCCGTCGCTACATCCCCGAGCTCAAGGAGCGCAACTTCAACATTCGGGCGTTCGGCGAGCGTGTGGCGACCAACGCGCCCATTCAGGGATCGGCCGCCGACCTGATCAAGATCGCGATGATCGAGATCCAGCGCGCCCTCGATGCGGGAGCGCTCGAGGCGCGGATGCTCCTCCAGGTGCATGACGAACTGGTCTTCGAATGCCCGGAGCACGAGGTAGAGCCGCTCAGTGTGCTGGTGCGCACGAAGATGGAATCGGCCGCCCAGCTCGACGTCCCGCTGGTGGTGGAATTGGGCGTCGGGGACAACTGGCTGGACACCAAATAG
- a CDS encoding prepilin-type N-terminal cleavage/methylation domain-containing protein: MRQRRSGFTLIELLIVVVIIGVLAAIAVPKFQNTKGKANLAALKSDLRNLATAEEAYFYQNGTYTSNLVQLNLLPSPGVSFTFGSVTGGGWSAKVTHPQAFPIECALFMGGVPAYAPAIVEGVINCQ, encoded by the coding sequence ATGCGCCAGCGACGCAGTGGTTTCACTCTCATCGAGCTCCTGATCGTCGTCGTGATCATCGGGGTGCTCGCGGCCATCGCCGTCCCCAAGTTCCAGAACACCAAGGGCAAGGCGAACCTCGCGGCCCTCAAGTCGGACCTGCGCAACCTGGCCACGGCCGAGGAGGCGTACTTCTACCAGAACGGGACGTACACCTCGAATCTGGTGCAGCTGAACCTCCTCCCCTCGCCTGGGGTGAGCTTCACCTTCGGGAGTGTGACCGGGGGCGGATGGTCGGCCAAGGTGACGCACCCGCAGGCGTTCCCGATCGAATGCGCGCTCTTCATGGGCGGGGTCCCCGCGTACGCGCCGGCCATCGTCGAAGGGGTCATTAACTGCCAATAG
- a CDS encoding 1-acyl-sn-glycerol-3-phosphate acyltransferase, whose product MLYKILRVLATIAVRWYYRRIEVEGLDRIPASGPVIIAANHWNALVDALLIATATSRHVRLTAKATLLDNPVTRLLVFAVGVIPLRRVSDEQRTTDGPVSESRNAQSFSAILDALAAGEVVLIFPEGKSHSEPELAPLKTGCARLALMAHAERGLAHVPIVPVGLTFERKGRPRSRVAIQVGRPVIADGLDDVSPESVQALTTQVDDALRRVTLNFASHDDAEQVLEVSALLNQLLDRVRPLEAPDAPLSDAVRIARRLEVARQALPSTPNETASQADAFLARLDAFRSRTRTAAIPINDLWMSVSVAAGAWFALRECVIAILGFPVALWGRINHWIPITLARWVGRATSTNPDEPAMHTLVSGLVFVLAFYLLAALFIGHHHGAIWAVAYLASLPPSASFDFWLSDRIRRAIRRARAYLSMRRDPTLRASLRAEASDLRAEARRLDAALR is encoded by the coding sequence ATGCTTTACAAGATCCTGCGCGTCCTCGCGACCATCGCCGTGCGGTGGTACTACCGGCGCATCGAAGTCGAGGGGTTGGACCGCATCCCCGCCTCGGGGCCGGTGATCATCGCCGCCAACCACTGGAACGCGCTCGTCGATGCGCTCCTCATCGCCACCGCCACCTCCCGCCATGTGCGGCTGACGGCCAAGGCGACGCTGCTGGACAATCCCGTCACGCGCCTCCTCGTCTTCGCCGTCGGCGTCATTCCGCTGCGCCGCGTGAGCGATGAGCAACGGACGACCGACGGCCCCGTGAGCGAGTCGCGCAATGCGCAGTCGTTCTCCGCCATCCTCGACGCACTCGCCGCCGGTGAAGTCGTCCTGATCTTCCCCGAGGGCAAGAGCCACTCCGAACCCGAGCTCGCCCCGCTCAAGACCGGGTGCGCGCGCCTCGCCCTCATGGCGCATGCCGAGCGCGGGCTCGCACATGTCCCCATTGTGCCGGTCGGACTCACCTTCGAACGCAAGGGACGCCCACGGTCCCGCGTCGCCATTCAGGTCGGGCGGCCGGTCATCGCCGATGGCCTCGATGACGTCTCCCCCGAAAGCGTCCAAGCACTCACCACCCAGGTGGATGACGCCCTGCGCCGCGTCACCCTCAACTTCGCGTCGCACGACGACGCCGAGCAGGTGCTCGAGGTCTCGGCCCTGCTCAACCAGCTGCTCGACCGCGTGCGACCGCTCGAGGCCCCCGACGCGCCGCTCAGCGACGCCGTTCGCATCGCCCGCCGCCTCGAAGTGGCGCGCCAGGCACTGCCGTCAACACCGAACGAGACCGCGTCGCAAGCCGACGCCTTTCTCGCACGCCTCGACGCGTTTCGATCCCGCACCCGGACGGCCGCCATCCCGATCAACGACCTGTGGATGTCGGTCTCGGTCGCGGCCGGCGCCTGGTTTGCCCTTCGCGAATGCGTGATCGCGATCCTCGGCTTTCCCGTGGCGCTCTGGGGGCGCATCAACCACTGGATCCCGATCACCCTCGCCCGGTGGGTGGGGCGCGCGACCTCGACCAACCCGGACGAGCCCGCGATGCACACGCTGGTCAGCGGTCTCGTCTTCGTCCTCGCATTCTACCTGCTCGCCGCCCTGTTCATCGGCCATCACCACGGGGCGATCTGGGCCGTGGCATATCTGGCGTCGCTGCCGCCGTCGGCATCGTTCGACTTCTGGCTCTCCGATCGGATCCGTCGCGCGATCCGTCGGGCGCGAGCCTACCTGTCGATGCGCCGCGATCCCACCTTGCGCGCGTCGTTGCGCGCCGAGGCGAGCGACCTTCGGGCCGAGGCGCGCCGGCTGGACGCCGCCCTGCGCTGA
- a CDS encoding MFS transporter — protein MSPDDSARAPAAPRSFLARIGLDRSDLRAWAMYDWAVSSFQTTIQVAVFQIYFVSVAAATLPGSRATQAWANANTIASILVAIASPVLGAISDVAAAKKRMLAIFMLIGVVAVGGMYFIERGDYVLASWLYIIATVGATASVVFYEALLPHLCRPEEMDRVSSAGYALGYVGGGVLLALNLAWILAPQAFGLPHGDAATPEQKTLPARLAFVSVAVWWLLFSIPILRRVAEPARTVEPDESTTGINLFVTPFRRMGETVRELRTFKHAFLMLLAFLIYNDGIQTIIRMATAYGTELKIPSSALTVAILIVQFVGIPFAFLFGMLADRIGAKRSVFLGLLAYTAISVIGFYMKTARDFYVLAFLVGMVQGGTQALSRSLFASLIPAHKSGEFFGFYSVFEKFASIFGPLLFSITIATTGSSRNAILGVIIFFAVGAAILARVNVEEGRQMARDAERDLVRINGGH, from the coding sequence ATGTCGCCTGACGACTCCGCCCGTGCCCCCGCGGCACCACGGTCCTTTCTCGCACGCATTGGACTTGACCGCTCCGACTTGCGAGCGTGGGCGATGTACGACTGGGCGGTGTCGTCGTTCCAGACGACCATACAGGTCGCCGTCTTCCAGATCTACTTCGTGAGCGTGGCCGCGGCCACGCTCCCTGGCAGCCGCGCCACGCAGGCTTGGGCCAACGCCAACACGATTGCGTCCATCCTCGTCGCCATCGCCTCCCCCGTCCTCGGCGCGATCTCCGACGTTGCCGCCGCCAAGAAGCGGATGCTGGCGATCTTCATGCTCATCGGCGTCGTGGCGGTGGGCGGGATGTACTTCATCGAGCGCGGCGACTACGTCCTCGCCTCCTGGCTCTACATCATCGCCACCGTGGGGGCCACGGCGAGCGTCGTCTTCTACGAGGCGCTCCTCCCGCACCTGTGCCGCCCTGAGGAGATGGATCGCGTGTCGAGCGCCGGCTACGCGTTAGGCTACGTCGGCGGCGGCGTCCTGCTCGCGCTCAACCTCGCGTGGATCCTCGCGCCGCAGGCATTCGGCCTCCCGCACGGCGACGCCGCCACCCCCGAGCAGAAGACGCTCCCGGCGCGCCTGGCCTTTGTCTCGGTCGCCGTCTGGTGGCTCCTCTTCTCCATTCCGATCCTCCGTCGCGTCGCGGAGCCGGCGCGCACCGTGGAGCCTGACGAGTCCACCACCGGGATCAACCTGTTCGTCACCCCGTTCCGCCGCATGGGCGAGACGGTGCGCGAGCTGCGCACCTTCAAGCACGCCTTCCTGATGCTCCTGGCCTTCCTCATCTACAACGACGGAATCCAGACCATCATCCGCATGGCGACGGCGTACGGCACGGAGCTCAAGATCCCCTCGAGTGCCCTCACCGTGGCGATCCTCATCGTGCAGTTCGTCGGCATACCGTTCGCGTTCCTCTTCGGGATGCTCGCCGATCGCATTGGGGCCAAGCGCTCGGTCTTCCTCGGCCTGCTCGCCTACACCGCGATCAGCGTGATCGGCTTCTACATGAAGACGGCGCGCGACTTCTACGTCCTCGCCTTCCTCGTCGGCATGGTGCAGGGCGGCACCCAGGCGCTCTCACGTTCCCTTTTCGCCTCCCTCATCCCGGCGCACAAGTCGGGCGAGTTCTTCGGGTTCTACTCCGTCTTCGAGAAGTTTGCCTCGATCTTCGGCCCGCTCCTCTTCTCGATCACCATCGCCACCACTGGCAGCAGCCGCAACGCGATCCTCGGCGTCATCATCTTCTTCGCCGTGGGCGCGGCGATCCTCGCCCGCGTGAACGTCGAGGAGGGACGACAGATGGCGCGTGACGCCGAGCGAGACCTCGTGCGCATCAACGGCGGCCACTGA